The genomic interval CTTAATATCAAAACTGTATTTGCTTCAGCAATCCAGTAAATTGAAATACATGAAAGGCGGTGATGCTTTTCTAAATGCtctctcctcaaaatgctcaaaatggaCGTgccgcactacatttttccttcaactgtctttcctttcttttgatTGCCAGTGATACAAATGTTATATGAATTAAGTAACGATTTCATCCGCATGAGAAGTGGTTTTCTCAATTCTAGAACCTGTTATGTGTTTTTGCCATTAGTTGGCAATTAATCCCAGGATTTCATGGTTCTTGCACCTATTTTGTTCACATCTGAAGAATATTTTCATAAAAACATGACCTTTGATCAAATTGTACTAGTTTATAGTACAAACACTAAGCCTAACAATATATTCTAATACTATTTTTGCGTGTTTGGCATGCTAGTGTATATAGTGTATAAGGATAGCCCTTATCCTTTTTTGAGATTGATTTGATCTTAAAGTGTTGAAAAAGCCATCATTGTACACCCTAGGgatatttcattcaacaaAATTCACTCTGTACATTACAACTCAGTTGAGAATGATTATAACATCCAAGTAATCTGAAAAAGCTACCATATTCTGTCATGGGTATGGGAATAAACgagaaaaatggctcaaatcATTGTCATTAAGAGAACTTATTTTCGCAATCGtaatttgatttcattacAGCTTCAAAAAGCTCCTTCATCAGTAGCTGGTGGTGAGTGGATATTCATACTCCACAGTGTACAACATCCATAGACGCACGTTTCTTTGAAGTCGCTCTGGATAAAGTTGACCTTAACGTGTTATACTATCGGGCCCTCTTTACCTCTGCCTTCACTTCTCTCTCGCTCTACAGTACAAATGAGAAGAGAAAGCCACGCAGGTGGCAGAGGCTGGATAACACTTGAAAAGACCGCCATCTCAAATGAGACGGGCTGGTGGCATTCTTCGAATGGGAGGCCTCCGTCCTCGTTTCGTTTTGTTAGTGGTTAATTGAGCACTTGGACTCAACCGTGTATTGTGGTCGTAACTGCGGATCCTCCTTGTAAGCATCCTCGATCCCTTTTCCGGACAGAAGAGACCGACTTTTCTTTGTCGTGACTGTTTAGAGTTCAAAATGGATTCCTCCGATCCCAAATTGATTGGTAAGTTTCAGATTAACTCATATTTATTAATTTGTATAGTTTAACAGGCGTTGAAACTTCCCTAAGAATTTGAATGTGTTTGCAATTGGAAGCGATTTGTCGCGGCTTTATGAAAGGTATGTGCACATATCTTATCATGATATGTTCCTGGTGCACGTTGACACGTCAGTTATTTGAACACTTgaggttgatttgaaaaacatgatACTGCTCTTGAAAGACTCAATTTCAATACGTTACATCAATTTAGACGGTCTCACCTTTTCCTCTTGGGACTTTTTGTAGTGACCCAGTTCGAGTGATTAGGGCAATACGACTATGCCTTCAATTTGCGTACTCCGCAAGGAAAGTAAATgtaaccacggacttctaaagataTGGACTTGGAACGAAAGAGAAACTTTTGAATCCTCTGAATCTTTCATCTAATTCAAAATTAGTATTGCATATTGTCAAAAGATCTGGCCAAATAATTGAACTCCGGAGAATTAATCAAGGTCAGGGGTGAATCAGCTTTTAACGATATAGATTTGGAACGAACCACTTAACAATTGAATGTTATAAAAGTGGCATTTCTTAGGGTGCAataacctttttttaaattttactAATATGTATTGAAAAGGaactttggctcaaaaaaggCCGATTGCACTAGAATTTTGTTCACAAACCATATAAAAAGAAGTCCTTGATGAAACTTCAGCTACATGACAAGCAGGCACTAGGAACGAACTAATTTTACCATGCATGGCAGAGATGAGATCTCAGATGTTCTCAGGTTCCTTAAATCCCTTGCCTGTTTgagttagggcggctttatactacgatggaaaaccaggattgaatccggttttaGGATGGAAGTCGGACTAGTGCTGAGGCGAGcccagactcgagtccgtgtcctttctaaaagactcaagtccggatttgtgaaagCAATATCATTCTTCGGTTAAATTTCGCAACATGAGtgtttttgttcgacttgagttaCAATGAAAGACAcaagtcctctgctggactcgccccatcactagtcccacttcaaCCCTAAAACAGTATTTAATCGTGATTTTCCATCGttgtgtaaagccgcccttagggcggctttagaCTTGGATCTGGTTTTAGGATTAAGGTAGAAGTAGTGATGGGGCGAGTTTTTTCGCAATATgaatctttttgttcgacttgagtgcAGTGAAATATTGGAGCCCTTTGCTGGATCTAAGTCTTTTGCCacactcgccccagcactagcccTACTTCAACCCTGAAAATGGattcaattttggcttttccatcctagtatagtgtaagggcggctttacactaggatggaaaaccgagattgaatttgaagtaGTGCTAGGGCGAGCTTTTGGTGTATGAgtttttttgttcgacttgattacagtgaaagactggagtcctctgctgaactggagtcttttgccgaactcgccccagcactactccaaCTTAGAAattcaaaccggattcaatctcggttttccacCCTAGTTTAAATCCGCCCTAAAGCCACTCTTACTATGTTCTTCGTTACTCATCCTGAAACCTTGTGCTCCCGCAATCTCTCCTCCCACCAAGGTACTCGCTTTTTGATACCAAATATTTATATTATATTATGTATCAAATCATGTATGTTGCAATTATGTATTAAATCATCTTTTGTTGCACATGTTTCAAAGCTGTTCCGTTGATCTTAAGATTCTTGTTCAATGGCATTGTCGACTGGGGCATGTTTACAGTAAAGATGCTTCAGTAGCTCTCAGAAGAATATTTGGTGACAGACGAAGTTGCAATTCCTTGTTGAGCCCGAGTCTTATTTCTTGCTATTGCATTAAATTCAAGAAACCTTTCAGTTTATCAACATGTAATGAACATCAGAAAAGATGcaatcaaaaagcaaaaaatcgGATGAATTGCTGTTTGAACCCATGACACGTCGGTTGAGTGATTAAAGTTCGTTCGCGCCGCCTCATGGACCGCTAGAACGCACATTAAGCGTGAGCCTGTAAttggtcataaatcattcaacaGTTTTGTTTAGCGAAAGTTATATGGAAATTTTGCAACATCATTGAAACCAATATCTAGAGCGGACGAATGCCATGTGTAAGGGTCAGGAACCACTTCAGGTATGAGTAATTACTAAAGCCTGGACAAATAATTTTGACCTAATTTTCCGCAAggtttttcaaagaaaaatatctttttcaacctttttgacatttttgatacTTCCTTTGACCAATTTGAATGTCGATTTGACTTACATGGCAAGGTTTGAATCTATTTTGTAAGCATTCTTGGGATTGGataatattgaaaaaatacgTCAAGCCTTCCAGGTATTTTTTGAGTTTATGAATCTAGCctcttttaatgaaaaaaatatgagacCCTGTATTCCTTGATTATTTTCATTCAGCTGTCAAAAGAACAGtactttatcaaaaaatagaaagaaCTTATTTTTAGGGATGGCAATACCGatttcaagaaagaaagattgtGAAGAGAATTATGGCTTATCTTGCCAATGGCTTGCAAGCTATTCCTAgctattcaagaaaaatgcccttagacaatttttgaaacttatttaCTTAAGTAATGTTATTTTTAAATATAGTTTTAGTTTACtatattttgcaatttaaaAGATTCTGGTGAATAGATTTCTTGTGACGTCACGATAGTCCTCAAGTCTTTCAGATCCAGTCCAAAAAATCTTAGAAGTTTTGTAATGCCACCattattttttgcaatattaaGGACAATAGGCCTAAGGTGCCAAAGGTTAAGTCGAAGGAAAAAGTcccccaaaaaaatcttttagtGTGTGATGTGTAATACAATTTTCCGCCAGAAAACCAACTTGATATCCAAATTAAAGAATCTCATTAGAATataaatttgctcaaaaaacattgattttaATTGAACTGAAAGCTTACGGCATGTTTATTTAATATACTTTCTTCAGCTAAATAGTTtgaataaacatatttttgacaaatttgattacCTATTGctatttttctacctttttcaTACTTCTTGTAACTGTGTTAGTACAAAGTAATAGTGATAGAATATTTAtagtaattgtaattacaaACCGGGTCAAAAAGAAGCAGAACAGCCACAAGAtgttttttgaacttttcatGATCTTTGAAAAGTTGTTAgaccaaaatgttcaaaaaacgTCAAATAAAACCAAACCTTCTTGCAAGATAACTTTAAGCTAAAATAGTAATTATCTTCATTAGACTAGAAATGGTGACCTTGGGACCATGGCAACATGATAATTGAATTGATTCTCAAGAACGCTTGATGATGAAGGCTCATTCTGAAGGTCAGGGTAACACTTAATCAAAAGCACCAAAACTATTGGTGATGAAGCCTAGAGGGTTTCGGATGCAttcgataaacgttattctccactgattatttggcggtgctcatttttcaatttgtggcaaaatgttaaaaggtttagatagagactttaagggttattaatatcgtgttgggttaggttaggtaaggttagatcaggtttgattaggtcaggttaagatttaaaaaagtagcaccgccaactaattggtggagaataacgtttaccggaTGCATTCACCATAGAGATATATGTCTATAGTGAGCGGGATTCCAATATCACAAGAATATTAAATTGaactcatattttgaaaacctCGAATTGAAATTGTGTCGTCATTTGCACTTTACCACATGCCACGTTACTTTTTAATGTGATTAAAGTCTAATGGCAGAATattttcttgaagtccaaAACCAAGGGCTCagaaatcaacaaaaaaatatagcCTATAAGAAAGAAAGTCTAGAAAGTCTAAATGGACCGAAAAGAATAGAATACATCATTGTAAACATCGAAAAAATCATAGGAGGGAACCACGAAACAAGAACAATATAAACCAACCCTTCATTTTACACTTCATACTTTTGTATTGCTCAAAAGCAACTTCAATAGTCAGAACTCGAAGAAACGGCTTGATACATAATACTactatttttttgctcttctcTAACGTACCACTTCAGCGTTATCAAGCTCTTATGAAGCACGACAAAACCTAGTATAAAGTATGAAAGAAGGCGCCTTGAGTGCATGTACACTGAAACGGCCTTTTCTCTGCTGGAACCGAACATGAATGTAAAGTACATTTTAGGAAGGAGAAGGCGAGCGGGGAAAGGTCTTTGGAGGAAACCCTCGGTTCATACGTATATAGCCTCTTCTAGAAACAGAGTACAAATGTAAACCGTTAAGATTAACCCTTGTCTTTTCAGACGATTCATACGACAGCGATGCTCAGTTGCTAGTAGACGATGACGAACCCCGAAAAGCCGTCCGAGTTTGCCCGGTTTGTGGACAAGTGACCAAATATAACCAACTCAAGAACTATGGGGCTTATTCCTGCTTCAGCTGTCGAGCTTTCTTTCGGAGATCCCACGAAAATACCCGCAATCCGGACTTCATTTGCCGCAAAAATGGCGAATGCGATATCCAACTAAATAAACGGAAGAAATGTCGCAAATGTCGGTATGATCGATGTGTCGAGATTGGAATGCGACAAGATCGGATCCTGGACGATAGCGCCAAGAAGAAGCGGTTCAAAAACTTTCGAAACTGGAGAAAGAGGAAACCTGATAGTCAGGAAGATATCGGGGAAAACCATCTGATGAAATCCATCCCTCTTGTTGAGGAGCTCTCCATGTCCGTGTCTCCCGGTCTCGAAAGAGCATCAAGACCTTCCCCTCCTTTGATGGAATCTGCAAACCCACCTCCGGATTGGTTCAAATGGCTGGGATGTAGTAGACATCATGCCATGGTCGGGCGTGACGCTAACCAATCCGAGAGTAGACCGTCTTTCTGTGAATCTCAAGCAAACTCCAAAAAGAGCGACATCTATCTCAACGTACCACGTTCTACGGCATTGAGGGCGGGAATTGATCCTGTGAACGAGTTCTCACATAACCAGTTGGTGGTAGACATGTTGGCTGCTAGGCAATCCGAGAGCCAGAGGCGTTCTCCCCTTGCTGAGAAGCCCATCCATTATGAGCAAGAATCACACATTCGGATCCGGACTGATCTAGGATTGCACAAACTTTCGGGGTGTCCTCCATCACTTCGGAAATCCAAGATCAATCTGATAGGGGAAGATTACGACCGAACCATGTTCAATATCGACCTTCACGATTTGGTGCTGGATCAAGTGAAAAATATCGACGGCGATGTCAGGCTGTCCACCTTAGACTCCAGCAAAATGAAGCACGTGGTCAAGATTGTTAAATCTCAGTACTATCGCTTTGCATTTGGTCTTGAGACGTTTGCCAACTTGGATAAGTCAGATCAGGTGACACTCTTGAACGAAAACAGCTACCTATTCATTCAGCTGTTGTTGGCCAAGGCCGttgtggcagaaaatggaatCCAGCAAATCAACTACTTGGTAGGAGTCACTTCCCAGAGCAAGGGTCATTGCATTAAAAAAGTCTCTTTCCAAGACGTATGTTCCATGACCAATCTGTTCAATGGGAACGTAAGTTTGGAACTGGAATATCTGAAGCTGATTGGTAAATTGCGACGAATGAGGTTATTCAGCCAGAAGCTATCGATTTTGGCCTACTTGATCGTTTTCCACGTTCTCCCAACGGACGTGTTCTGTCAGGAGGGTCTGATTCTCTCGGGTGTCCAGGATGTGGTGGAGCTCATTCAAGAAGAAGATAATCAAACAAAACCTGAGGATGTGTTACAATTCTTTTCATTACTTCTTGATATGAGACGACTCCTACCCACCCTCAGTTAACATTAGAATAGCATGTCGACAGACTTATAGAAAGTATGCAAACTTCAGTTATTCAACTAAACTTGAATGTCCCTGTACAGGTTGCTGTTTtaattgaaactgatttttttctttacataATGCTTCGTTGAGAAATCCATGAATAACCCTAATCCTCTTTCTGTGCGGCttttacttgtttttttcatcaacCCTGTCAGCTGACTTTCACAAAACGACAAAACAAAACTGAGTGGTAATAAAGTGTAAGATGAACAAAGCATAGTGTTACAACTAATTGCAAAGactcatttgaaattggcatCAGAAAAAGATAccactttttcaatgacattgtGACTCATGATCATGTTCACCGAGATACAATGTGATAAGAAATAGGCGTAAAGGCAGTAAGGTAATTATTGTCTGATGATGCCAGcacatttttgggaggtcactgggcTAATTTTCTAGACATAGGAGTAAAAAGGCAAGAGGGGAATAACagggtagaggtaaatgatgaaacttTGGTTATggcagtagagtgggtgggttagattgaagagatcttttgctcccgtcgttgatggcatttggccagGAGCCGGACCAAGCTGCGTGAtcgccaatactccgaaaagatgtcgggccaaggataGTAAGGTGTtcggacatcacctccggaaaaGGTCAGATTCCCAACACTCTTGCACATTAACCTTGacagcccgatggtgaggggctcgttTTCGCATTTAAAATGCATATATGTATTATTGGCAAATTGGGGCACGCACACGTAGCGGTTGAGGAACTTGGtaaaggtggcatcggcgaATTTTGATTTATGAAACATATAAAACTTACACAATCCATGGacatgaaaatatcaaaatacaaGCCTAGAAATTTTGACTGCTTCATGCATTTTCTTGATGAAACCGAATCATTTAAGTTCAAACCTTGTACCAGCCTTGATATAGTTAATATTGTTAAGTAAATGGAGAACAAGCGTATCTGTTGtcgaaatgaattttcaattttgcaaaacgCATCCCTTAATTCTGGTTTTAGCCTGGTGCACAAACGGTGTCCAAACATTTCAACCTCTGAGGGTCACCCACCTCCATTTGATGTAAAACGTTTGTTAGAGAAATCGTGCAAGGGATTAACGGCCTTTAATTACATGAGGTGGACCAATTGATAACCACCAGAGGGTCCCTACGTTCTTGGTGTTTCTCTTAATTCCACCTCGAATGCGTCACCAAATTTCCCTTGTCTTCCAAAACATCCCTTACAGCTTGTATAATAACAATTCATGATGGTTTTTCAATACTCTAACCAGTAACTAAAGCGTCTGATCTTAGCTTTACAACTTACCTTCACCAGCGATCATGTTCCACTTAAAATTGGATCTTCTAGACTTAACTGGGGGATTCCAAGCTTAGTCTTCCAATAGCGTGTTGAGCGTCGGAAAGGCTGAGCATTTCTTGAACGTGCAGCATGTGAGATAAAGGGAGCCTTGATTGATGGATGAATGTGGCAGTTGGCCTTGAAGCCCCTTTGAAAGCTCCTTGGTTTATGCAAATCGATTAAACAGTTGCAATTGAGATCCCAGCTTCAAATTCGTGGAGCATTCATACTAATGCGAACTTCCGCTTCCACACCAATTAACTCGCGGGGTTCTTGATGTGCTTAATGCCGGTTACACTTAGTCTAAATACAAGCCATGCTTTACCATTAACGAAAAATACCGTGCATGCCAAGTCAACATTATTGCCTGATGATCAGAAGCAGGGGGCTAATATTAAGCAAAGGTATGTTCAAAGGTTCTCCGTTGAAAGCGAC from Tigriopus californicus strain San Diego chromosome 5, Tcal_SD_v2.1, whole genome shotgun sequence carries:
- the LOC131880491 gene encoding uncharacterized protein LOC131880491, producing the protein MDSSDPKLIDDSYDSDAQLLVDDDEPRKAVRVCPVCGQVTKYNQLKNYGAYSCFSCRAFFRRSHENTRNPDFICRKNGECDIQLNKRKKCRKCRYDRCVEIGMRQDRILDDSAKKKRFKNFRNWRKRKPDSQEDIGENHLMKSIPLVEELSMSVSPGLERASRPSPPLMESANPPPDWFKWLGCSRHHAMVGRDANQSESRPSFCESQANSKKSDIYLNVPRSTALRAGIDPVNEFSHNQLVVDMLAARQSESQRRSPLAEKPIHYEQESHIRIRTDLGLHKLSGCPPSLRKSKINLIGEDYDRTMFNIDLHDLVLDQVKNIDGDVRLSTLDSSKMKHVVKIVKSQYYRFAFGLETFANLDKSDQVTLLNENSYLFIQLLLAKAVVAENGIQQINYLVGVTSQSKGHCIKKVSFQDVCSMTNLFNGNVSLELEYLKLIGKLRRMRLFSQKLSILAYLIVFHVLPTDVFCQEGLILSGVQDVVELIQEEDNQTKPEDVLQFFSLLLDMRRLLPTLS